In Streptomyces nojiriensis, one genomic interval encodes:
- a CDS encoding MarP family serine protease → MNVLDILLLLAAVWFAIVGYRQGFVVGILSVIGFLGGGLVAVSLLPLIWDRVTDNGTQVSTTVVVISVVVIIICASIGQALTTHLGSKLRRQITWSPARALDATGGALVNVVAMLLVAWLIGSALAGTSLPTLGKEVRNSKVLLGVSRVLPEQANTWFSDFSSTLARNGFPQVFSPFSNEPITEVQAPDPTLASSPVAELAKRSIVKVVGTAPSCSKVLEGTGFVFAPGKVMTNAHVVGGVSEPTVQIGGEGRLYDAKVVLYDWARDIAVLDVPKLKAPVLEFSEKDAASGNDAIVAGFPENGGYDVRSARVRGRINANGPDIYHRGTVRRDVYSLFATVRQGNSGGPLLTPDGRVYGVVFAKSLDDPNTGYVLTADEIRDDIRFGKDAVRRVDSQGCAL, encoded by the coding sequence GTGAACGTGCTGGACATCCTGTTGCTGCTCGCCGCCGTATGGTTCGCGATCGTCGGCTACCGCCAGGGGTTCGTCGTCGGCATCCTGTCGGTGATCGGCTTCCTCGGCGGTGGTCTCGTCGCCGTGTCCCTGCTCCCGCTGATCTGGGACCGGGTGACGGACAACGGCACCCAGGTGTCCACCACGGTCGTCGTGATCTCCGTGGTCGTGATCATCATCTGCGCCTCGATCGGGCAGGCCCTGACCACCCATCTCGGGAGCAAGCTCCGCCGCCAGATCACCTGGTCACCGGCGCGCGCGCTCGACGCGACCGGCGGGGCCCTGGTCAACGTCGTCGCGATGCTCCTGGTGGCCTGGCTGATCGGTTCCGCGCTCGCCGGGACCTCGCTGCCCACCCTGGGCAAGGAGGTCCGCAACTCCAAGGTCCTCCTCGGCGTGTCGCGGGTGCTGCCCGAGCAGGCGAACACCTGGTTCTCCGACTTCAGCTCCACCCTCGCGCGCAACGGCTTCCCCCAGGTGTTCAGCCCGTTCTCCAACGAGCCCATCACCGAGGTGCAGGCGCCCGACCCGACGCTCGCCAGCAGCCCCGTCGCCGAGCTGGCGAAGCGCTCGATCGTGAAGGTCGTCGGTACCGCGCCCAGTTGCAGCAAGGTGCTGGAGGGCACGGGCTTCGTCTTCGCGCCCGGCAAGGTGATGACCAACGCGCACGTCGTCGGCGGGGTCAGCGAGCCGACCGTGCAGATCGGCGGCGAGGGCAGGCTGTACGACGCCAAGGTCGTGCTCTACGACTGGGCGCGCGACATCGCGGTCCTGGACGTGCCGAAGCTGAAGGCCCCGGTGCTGGAGTTCTCCGAGAAGGACGCGGCGAGCGGGAACGACGCGATCGTCGCCGGCTTCCCGGAGAACGGCGGGTACGACGTCCGCTCGGCCCGCGTCCGCGGGCGGATCAACGCCAACGGCCCGGACATCTACCACCGCGGCACGGTCCGACGGGACGTCTACTCGCTGTTCGCGACGGTCCGCCAGGGCAACTCCGGCGGACCGCTGCTGACGCCCGACGGCAGGGTGTACGGAGTCGTCTTCGCGAAGTCCCTCGACGACCCCAACACCGGTTACGTGCTGACGGCGGACGAGATCCGCGACGACATCCGGTTCGGCAAGGACGCCGTGCGCCGGGTCGACAGCCAGGGCTGCGCGCTCTGA
- a CDS encoding alpha/beta fold hydrolase, translating into MTAPTPDSSVPPTAATAVRLDLPGGQAVTHRDVAANGARFHVAELGDGPLVLLLHGFPQFWWTWRHQMTALADAGYRAVAMDLRGVGGSDRTPRGYDPANLALDITGVVRSLGEPDAALVGHDLGGYLAWTAAVMRPKLVRRLVVSSMPHPRRWRSAMLSDFGQTRASSHIWGFQRPFVPERQLVADGGALVGELIRDWSGPRPPEDEDLAVYRRAMCIPSTAHCSIEPYRWMMRSMARPDGIQFNRRMKRPVRVPTLHLHGSLDPVMRTRSAAGSGEYVEAPYRWRLFDGLGHFPHEEDPVAFSSELVNWLKDPEPDR; encoded by the coding sequence ATGACAGCGCCCACGCCGGACTCCAGCGTTCCTCCCACAGCTGCCACGGCGGTACGGCTCGACCTCCCCGGCGGGCAGGCGGTGACGCACCGGGACGTCGCCGCGAACGGCGCCCGCTTCCACGTCGCCGAGCTCGGTGACGGGCCGCTGGTGCTGCTGCTCCACGGCTTCCCGCAGTTCTGGTGGACCTGGCGGCACCAGATGACCGCGCTCGCCGACGCCGGGTACCGGGCGGTCGCGATGGACCTGCGCGGGGTGGGCGGCAGCGACCGCACCCCGCGCGGCTACGACCCCGCCAACCTGGCGCTCGACATCACCGGGGTCGTACGGTCCCTCGGCGAGCCGGACGCCGCGCTCGTCGGGCACGACCTGGGCGGCTACCTCGCCTGGACGGCGGCCGTGATGCGGCCCAAGCTGGTGCGCCGGCTCGTCGTCTCCTCCATGCCGCATCCGCGCCGGTGGCGCTCGGCGATGCTGTCGGACTTCGGTCAGACCCGGGCGAGTTCACACATCTGGGGCTTCCAGCGGCCGTTCGTCCCCGAGCGGCAGCTCGTCGCCGACGGCGGGGCGCTCGTAGGGGAGTTGATCCGGGACTGGTCGGGGCCGCGGCCGCCCGAGGACGAGGATCTGGCCGTGTACCGGCGGGCCATGTGCATCCCGTCCACCGCGCACTGCTCGATCGAGCCGTACCGCTGGATGATGCGGTCGATGGCACGGCCCGACGGGATCCAGTTCAACCGGCGGATGAAGCGCCCGGTGCGGGTGCCGACGCTGCATCTGCACGGCTCCCTCGACCCGGTGATGCGTACGCGCAGCGCGGCCGGTTCCGGGGAGTACGTCGAAGCCCCGTACCGGTGGCGGCTGTTCGACGGGCTCGGGCACTTCCCGCACGAGGAGGACCCGGTCGCCTTCTCGTCCGAGCTGGTGAACTGGCTCAAGGACCCCGAGCCGGACCGCTGA
- a CDS encoding phage holin family protein: MSAVDQGAQGAERTLGQLVASATAEMSALVHDEIALAKVEIKQDVRRAGIGSGAAIAAGVFLLASVPMLSFALAYWIHTSGLGLPWCFLIVAGVFWLLAGVVGLLAYAKFKKVKPPVKTIEAVKQTAALVGTVKPHERPVSDKAVGVARSSS; the protein is encoded by the coding sequence ATGAGCGCAGTGGACCAAGGGGCGCAAGGAGCCGAGCGCACGCTCGGCCAGCTGGTCGCCTCGGCCACCGCCGAGATGTCCGCCCTGGTGCACGACGAGATCGCCCTCGCCAAGGTGGAGATCAAGCAGGACGTCAGGCGCGCGGGCATCGGCAGCGGTGCCGCGATCGCCGCCGGGGTGTTCCTGCTCGCCTCCGTGCCGATGCTGAGCTTCGCCCTGGCTTACTGGATTCACACCTCCGGGCTCGGGCTCCCGTGGTGCTTCCTCATCGTCGCCGGGGTGTTCTGGCTGCTCGCGGGCGTGGTCGGGCTGCTCGCCTACGCCAAGTTCAAGAAGGTGAAGCCGCCGGTGAAGACCATCGAGGCCGTCAAGCAGACCGCCGCGCTCGTCGGGACCGTCAAGCCCCACGAGCGGCCGGTGAGTGACAAGGCCGTGGGTGTGGCACGCTCGTCCTCATGA
- the nhaA gene encoding Na+/H+ antiporter NhaA, with the protein MATPTPTEPQRRKFLGRLSLPEHRFVADALRAETVGGVLLLVATICALVWANTPALAASYQTVSDFHIGPAAIGLDLSIQHWAADGLLAIFFFVAGIELKRELVAGDLRDRKAAALPVIAAICGMAAPALVYALVNLLGDGSLAGWAVPTATDIAFALAVLAVIGTSLPSALRAFLLTLAVVDDLFAIIIIAVFFTSDINFLALGGAVVGLALFWFLLRRGVRGWYVHVPLALVIWGLMYNSGVHATIAGVAMGLMLRCHRKEGEEQSPGEHIEHLVRPISAGLAVPLFALFSAGVSLSDEAIAQVFTRPETLGVVLGLVVGKTVGIFGGTWLAARFTKAELNEDLAWPDVFAVASLAGIGFTVSLLIGELAFTDDRTLMYEIKAAVLIGSLIAAIVACVLLKLRDRKYRALTEAEERDEDLDGIPDIYEEHNPAYHLRMAEIYDEKAAEHRRKAEAAAGSSIEGDGPA; encoded by the coding sequence GTGGCCACGCCCACCCCGACCGAACCCCAGCGCCGCAAGTTCCTCGGCCGGCTCTCGCTGCCCGAGCACCGCTTCGTGGCCGATGCCCTGCGCGCCGAGACCGTCGGCGGCGTGCTGCTGCTCGTGGCCACGATCTGCGCCCTGGTCTGGGCGAACACCCCTGCCCTTGCCGCCAGCTACCAGACCGTCAGCGACTTCCACATCGGCCCCGCCGCCATCGGCCTGGACCTGTCCATACAGCACTGGGCGGCCGACGGCCTGCTCGCCATCTTCTTCTTCGTCGCCGGCATCGAGCTCAAGCGCGAGCTGGTCGCGGGCGATCTGCGCGACCGCAAGGCCGCCGCCCTCCCGGTCATCGCCGCAATCTGCGGCATGGCCGCCCCGGCGCTGGTCTACGCCCTCGTCAACCTGCTCGGCGACGGCTCACTGGCCGGCTGGGCGGTCCCGACCGCCACCGACATCGCCTTCGCGCTCGCCGTCCTCGCGGTCATCGGCACCTCGCTGCCTTCCGCCCTGCGCGCCTTCCTGCTGACCCTCGCCGTCGTCGACGACCTCTTCGCGATCATCATCATCGCGGTGTTCTTCACCAGCGACATCAACTTCCTGGCCCTCGGTGGCGCCGTCGTGGGCCTCGCCCTGTTCTGGTTCCTGCTGCGCCGAGGTGTCCGCGGCTGGTACGTCCACGTCCCGCTCGCCCTGGTCATCTGGGGCCTGATGTACAACAGCGGGGTACACGCCACCATCGCCGGTGTCGCCATGGGCCTGATGCTGCGCTGCCACCGCAAGGAGGGCGAGGAGCAGTCCCCCGGCGAGCACATCGAGCACCTCGTACGGCCCATCTCGGCCGGGCTCGCCGTACCGCTCTTCGCGCTCTTCTCGGCCGGAGTCTCGCTCTCCGACGAAGCCATCGCCCAGGTCTTCACCCGGCCGGAGACCCTCGGCGTCGTCCTCGGCCTGGTCGTCGGCAAGACCGTCGGCATCTTCGGCGGCACCTGGCTGGCCGCGCGCTTCACCAAGGCGGAGCTGAACGAGGACCTCGCCTGGCCGGACGTGTTCGCCGTCGCCTCGCTCGCCGGCATCGGATTCACGGTCTCGCTGCTGATCGGCGAACTCGCCTTCACCGACGACCGGACCCTCATGTACGAGATCAAGGCCGCGGTCCTGATCGGTTCCCTCATCGCCGCGATCGTCGCCTGTGTCTTGCTCAAGCTCCGCGACCGCAAGTACAGGGCGCTCACCGAGGCCGAGGAGCGCGACGAGGACCTCGACGGCATCCCGGACATCTACGAGGAGCACAATCCCGCGTACCACCTGCGGATGGCGGAGATCTACGACGAGAAGGCCGCGGAGCACCGCCGCAAGGCCGAAGCGGCGGCTGGGTCCAGCATCGAGGGCGACGGTCCGGCATGA
- the acs gene encoding acetate--CoA ligase, protein MPGDTTDTLGKGDVVSNESLANLLKEERRFAPPADLAAAANVTEAAYAQADADRLGFWAEQARRLTWATEPTETLDWTNPPFAKWFADGKLNVAYNCVDRHVEAGNGDRVAIHFEGEPGDSRSITYAELKDEVSKAANALTELGVEAGDRVAVYLPMIPEAVVAMLACARVGAAHSVVFGGFSADAVASRIQDADAKLVITADGGYRRGKPSALKPAIDDAVAKCPQVEHVLVVRRTGQDTAFTEGRDVWWHDVVGRQSAEHTPQPFDAEHPLFILYTSGTTGKPKGILHTSGGYLTQAAYTHHAVFDLKPETDVYWCTADIGWVTGHSYIVYGPLANGATQVMYEGTPDTPHQGRFWEVVQKYGVTILYTAPTAIRTFMKWGDDIPAKFDLSSLRVLGSVGEPINPEAWIWYRKHIGGDRCPIVDTWWQTETGAMMISPLPGVTATKPGSAQRALPGISATVVDDEAHEVPNGGGGYLVLTEPWPSMLRTIWGDDQRFLDTYWSRFEGKYFAGDGAKKDDDGDIWLLGRVDDVMLVSGHNISTTEVESALVSHPSVAEAAVVGANDETTGQAIVAFVILRGSASETENLVADLRNHVGSTLGPIAKPKRILPVQELPKTRSGKIMRRLLRDVAENRAVGDVTTLADSSVMDLIQSKLPAAGSED, encoded by the coding sequence ATGCCCGGGGACACAACGGACACCCTGGGAAAGGGAGATGTCGTGAGCAATGAGAGCCTGGCCAATCTGCTCAAGGAGGAGCGGCGGTTCGCACCGCCCGCCGATCTGGCCGCCGCCGCCAATGTGACCGAGGCTGCGTACGCACAGGCCGACGCGGACCGGCTGGGCTTCTGGGCCGAGCAGGCCCGGCGGCTGACCTGGGCCACCGAGCCGACCGAGACGCTCGACTGGACGAACCCGCCCTTCGCGAAGTGGTTCGCGGACGGCAAGCTCAACGTCGCGTACAACTGCGTGGACCGCCACGTCGAGGCCGGCAACGGCGACCGCGTCGCCATCCACTTCGAGGGCGAGCCCGGCGACAGCCGCTCGATCACCTACGCCGAACTCAAGGACGAGGTCTCCAAGGCCGCCAACGCCCTGACCGAGCTGGGTGTCGAGGCCGGCGACCGGGTCGCCGTCTACCTGCCGATGATCCCGGAGGCGGTCGTCGCGATGCTCGCGTGCGCCCGCGTCGGCGCCGCGCACTCCGTGGTCTTCGGCGGTTTCTCCGCCGACGCCGTCGCCTCCCGCATCCAGGACGCCGACGCGAAGCTGGTCATCACCGCCGACGGCGGCTACCGCCGCGGCAAGCCCAGCGCCCTGAAGCCCGCCATCGACGACGCCGTCGCCAAGTGTCCGCAGGTCGAGCACGTGCTCGTCGTACGCCGCACCGGCCAGGACACCGCCTTCACCGAGGGCCGCGACGTCTGGTGGCACGACGTGGTCGGCCGGCAGTCCGCCGAGCACACCCCGCAGCCGTTCGACGCCGAGCACCCGCTCTTCATCCTCTACACCTCGGGGACCACGGGTAAGCCGAAGGGCATCCTGCACACCTCCGGCGGCTACCTCACGCAGGCCGCGTACACCCACCACGCGGTCTTCGACCTGAAGCCGGAGACCGACGTCTACTGGTGCACCGCCGACATCGGCTGGGTGACCGGGCACTCCTACATCGTCTACGGGCCGCTCGCGAACGGCGCCACCCAGGTGATGTACGAGGGCACCCCCGACACCCCGCATCAGGGCCGGTTCTGGGAGGTCGTCCAGAAGTACGGGGTGACCATCCTCTACACGGCACCGACCGCCATCCGTACGTTCATGAAGTGGGGCGACGACATCCCCGCGAAGTTCGACCTGTCGAGCCTGCGCGTACTGGGCTCGGTCGGCGAGCCGATCAACCCCGAGGCCTGGATCTGGTACCGCAAGCACATCGGCGGCGACCGCTGCCCGATCGTGGACACCTGGTGGCAGACCGAGACCGGCGCGATGATGATCTCCCCGCTGCCGGGCGTCACCGCCACCAAGCCGGGCTCCGCACAGCGCGCCCTGCCCGGAATCTCCGCCACCGTCGTGGACGACGAGGCGCACGAGGTCCCGAACGGCGGGGGTGGCTACCTGGTCCTCACCGAGCCGTGGCCGTCGATGCTGCGCACCATCTGGGGCGACGACCAGCGGTTCCTCGACACCTACTGGTCGCGCTTCGAGGGCAAGTACTTCGCGGGCGACGGCGCCAAGAAGGACGACGACGGCGACATCTGGCTGCTCGGCCGGGTGGACGACGTGATGCTGGTGTCCGGCCACAACATCTCGACCACCGAGGTCGAGTCGGCCCTCGTCTCGCACCCCTCGGTCGCCGAGGCCGCCGTGGTCGGCGCCAACGACGAGACCACCGGTCAGGCCATCGTCGCCTTCGTCATCCTGCGCGGCAGCGCCTCCGAGACCGAGAACCTGGTCGCGGACCTGCGCAACCACGTGGGCAGCACGCTGGGCCCGATCGCCAAGCCGAAGCGCATCCTGCCGGTCCAGGAGCTGCCGAAGACCCGCTCCGGCAAGATCATGCGCCGTCTGCTGCGCGACGTGGCGGAGAACCGGGCGGTCGGTGACGTCACCACGCTCGCCGACTCCTCGGTCATGGACCTGATCCAGAGCAAGCTCCCGGCCGCCGGCAGCGAGGACTGA
- a CDS encoding SulP family inorganic anion transporter yields the protein MTATSPTGTIRQIRKDLPADLSASIAVFLIALPLSLGIALATGAPLQAGLVAAAVGGIVAGWLGGAPLQVSGPAAGLTVVTAELIQHYGWRTTCAITVLAGLFQLGLAALRTARSALMVSPAIVHGLLAGIGVTIALAQLHIVLGGNPQSSAVANVLGLPAQLADLHPAALGVSALTLAVLLAWPWLPGRAGRVLRKAPAALAAVAAATAAAALSGLALPRVDLPSWRSHALPELPDGPVLGILAAVLTIALVGSVQSLLSAVATDKLIASERRTDNRPPRTDLNRELWGQGAANIVSGALGGLPVSGVAVRSVANVKSGAVSRRSTMLHGLWVVLAAGLLVPVLDLIPLAALAALVMAVGVQMVNITHLRSVTRHREILVYGTTIVAVVLGGVLEGVAIGIAVAVALALYRLTRTRITVERLDNGAHRVRARGQLTFLAVPRLSRVLNQIPHEGHAVIELDGSFMDHAAYETLHDWQDSHLAHGGSLEVTGRAGSSARPAEVVPAAAPAAASGGGHADGSHPADRPRRAPQRGAHQCCRPWTPWQNHCDHRPAGTRTITAADAAEAAAAATGAQAQAATEQAGSPAPRRRGAGQLANGIGAFQRDTAPHVRDELARLAREGQRPSQLFLTCADSRLVTSMITASGPGDLFTVRNVGNLVPLPGAESTDDSVAAAIEYAVDVLQVDSITVCGHSGCGAMQALLSSTPGAPMTPLRRWLKHGLPSLERMASRHHAWARISGRLPADAVEQLCLTNVVQQLEHLRAHESVARRLAEGTLELHGMYFHVGEAQAYLLSEGEDFFDCRVFDSVGQHA from the coding sequence ATGACAGCCACCTCCCCCACAGGCACCATCCGACAGATCCGCAAGGACCTTCCCGCGGATCTCTCCGCGTCCATCGCCGTCTTCCTGATCGCCCTGCCCCTCTCGCTCGGCATCGCCCTGGCCACCGGCGCACCGCTCCAGGCGGGGCTGGTCGCCGCGGCGGTCGGCGGGATCGTCGCCGGATGGCTCGGTGGCGCCCCGCTCCAGGTGAGCGGTCCCGCCGCCGGACTCACCGTGGTCACCGCCGAGTTGATCCAGCACTACGGATGGCGCACCACCTGCGCCATCACCGTGCTCGCCGGCCTCTTCCAGCTCGGTCTCGCCGCCCTGCGCACCGCGCGGTCGGCGCTCATGGTCAGCCCGGCCATCGTGCACGGCCTGCTCGCCGGGATCGGCGTGACGATCGCTCTCGCCCAGCTGCACATCGTGCTCGGCGGCAACCCCCAGAGCTCCGCCGTGGCCAACGTCCTCGGGCTGCCGGCCCAGTTGGCCGATCTGCATCCGGCGGCGCTCGGCGTCAGCGCCCTGACCCTGGCCGTCCTGCTGGCCTGGCCGTGGCTGCCCGGACGGGCCGGCCGGGTCCTGCGCAAGGCCCCCGCCGCGCTGGCCGCCGTGGCCGCGGCCACCGCCGCCGCCGCGCTGTCCGGGCTCGCCCTACCCAGGGTGGACCTGCCGTCCTGGCGCAGCCACGCCCTGCCCGAGCTGCCCGACGGCCCCGTCCTCGGCATCCTCGCCGCCGTCCTGACCATCGCCCTGGTCGGCAGTGTGCAGTCCCTGCTCTCCGCGGTCGCGACCGACAAGCTGATCGCCTCCGAGCGGCGAACGGACAACCGCCCGCCGCGCACCGACCTCAACCGCGAGCTGTGGGGGCAGGGTGCGGCGAACATCGTCTCCGGCGCGCTCGGCGGACTGCCCGTCTCGGGTGTGGCCGTCCGGAGCGTGGCCAATGTCAAGTCCGGTGCGGTCAGCCGGAGATCGACCATGCTGCACGGTCTGTGGGTGGTACTGGCGGCCGGCCTGCTCGTCCCGGTCCTCGACCTGATCCCGCTCGCCGCGCTGGCCGCCCTCGTGATGGCGGTCGGCGTGCAGATGGTCAACATCACGCACCTGCGCAGTGTCACCCGGCACCGGGAGATCCTGGTCTACGGCACGACGATCGTCGCCGTGGTGCTCGGCGGGGTCCTGGAGGGCGTGGCCATCGGTATCGCGGTGGCCGTCGCGCTGGCCCTGTACCGGCTCACCCGGACCCGGATCACCGTGGAACGACTGGACAACGGGGCCCACCGGGTGCGGGCGCGCGGGCAGTTGACCTTCCTCGCGGTGCCCCGGCTGAGCCGGGTGCTGAACCAGATTCCGCACGAGGGGCATGCGGTGATCGAGCTGGACGGCTCGTTCATGGACCACGCGGCCTACGAGACGCTGCACGACTGGCAGGATTCCCACCTGGCGCACGGGGGCTCGTTGGAGGTCACCGGACGCGCCGGATCGTCGGCGCGACCGGCCGAGGTGGTGCCCGCAGCCGCGCCCGCAGCTGCGTCCGGCGGCGGGCACGCCGACGGGAGCCACCCCGCGGACCGGCCCCGCCGCGCGCCGCAGCGCGGCGCGCACCAGTGCTGCCGCCCCTGGACGCCGTGGCAGAACCACTGCGACCACCGCCCCGCCGGTACCCGTACGATCACCGCCGCGGACGCGGCCGAGGCAGCCGCGGCGGCCACCGGGGCGCAGGCGCAGGCCGCCACCGAGCAAGCCGGCTCGCCCGCCCCCCGGCGGCGCGGCGCGGGCCAACTGGCCAACGGGATCGGCGCCTTCCAGCGCGACACCGCGCCCCACGTGCGGGACGAGCTGGCCCGGCTGGCCCGCGAGGGTCAGCGGCCCTCCCAGCTCTTCCTCACCTGCGCCGACTCCCGCCTGGTGACCAGCATGATCACGGCCAGCGGACCGGGCGACCTGTTCACGGTCCGCAACGTCGGCAATCTGGTCCCGCTGCCCGGCGCGGAGTCCACCGACGACTCCGTCGCCGCAGCCATCGAGTACGCCGTGGACGTGCTGCAGGTGGACAGCATCACGGTGTGCGGGCACTCGGGCTGCGGGGCCATGCAGGCCCTGCTCTCCTCCACGCCCGGCGCCCCGATGACCCCGCTGCGCCGCTGGCTGAAGCACGGGCTGCCCAGCCTGGAGCGGATGGCCAGCCGCCACCACGCCTGGGCCCGGATCTCGGGCCGGCTCCCGGCGGACGCGGTGGAGCAGCTGTGCCTGACCAATGTGGTCCAGCAGCTGGAGCACCTGCGGGCCCATGAATCGGTGGCCAGGCGGCTCGCCGAGGGCACCCTGGAGCTGCACGGGATGTACTTCCACGTGGGCGAGGCGCAGGCGTATCTGCTGTCCGAGGGCGAGGACTTCTTCGACTGCCGGGTCTTCGACAGCGTGGGCCAGCACGCCTGA
- a CDS encoding ATP-binding protein: MKIAFVGKGGSGKTTLSSLFIRHLAANEAPVVAVDADINQHLGAALGLTEEEAAELPALGAHLPLIKEYLRGSNPRIASVDAMIKTTPPGRGSRLLRVTEDNPVYDACARTLLLDGEPVRLMATGPFTEADLGVACYHSKVGAVELCLNHLVDGPDEYVVVDMTAGSDSFASGMFTRFDVTFLVAEPTRKGVSVYRQYKEYARDFGVALKVIGNKVQGPEDIEFLQDEVGEDLLVTVGHSDWVRAMEKGRPAPFELLEASNRFALQELQDAADDSYAHRDWARYTEQMVSFHLKNAESWGNAKTGVDLADQVDPGFVLHEGAEALVSPRPHSPRPAPQPA, encoded by the coding sequence ATGAAGATCGCTTTCGTGGGAAAGGGCGGCAGCGGCAAGACGACCCTGTCCTCCCTCTTCATCCGCCACCTCGCCGCCAATGAAGCCCCCGTCGTCGCGGTGGACGCCGACATCAACCAGCACCTGGGCGCCGCGCTCGGACTCACCGAGGAGGAGGCCGCCGAACTGCCCGCCCTCGGCGCGCACCTGCCCCTGATCAAGGAGTACCTGCGGGGCTCCAATCCGCGCATCGCGTCCGTCGACGCGATGATCAAGACCACCCCGCCCGGCCGCGGCTCGCGCCTGCTGCGCGTCACCGAGGACAACCCGGTGTACGACGCCTGCGCGCGCACGCTCCTGCTCGACGGGGAGCCCGTACGGCTCATGGCCACCGGGCCGTTCACCGAGGCCGACCTGGGCGTGGCCTGCTACCACTCCAAGGTCGGAGCGGTCGAGCTCTGCCTCAACCACCTGGTCGACGGCCCCGACGAGTACGTGGTCGTCGACATGACGGCCGGCTCGGACTCCTTCGCCTCGGGCATGTTCACCCGCTTCGACGTGACCTTCCTGGTCGCCGAACCGACCCGCAAGGGCGTCTCCGTCTACCGCCAGTACAAGGAGTACGCGCGGGACTTCGGCGTCGCGCTCAAGGTCATCGGCAACAAGGTGCAGGGCCCCGAGGACATCGAGTTCCTCCAGGACGAGGTGGGCGAGGACCTGCTGGTCACCGTCGGGCACTCCGACTGGGTGCGGGCGATGGAGAAGGGCCGGCCGGCCCCCTTCGAGCTGCTGGAGGCGTCCAACCGGTTCGCCCTCCAGGAGCTCCAGGACGCCGCCGACGACTCGTACGCGCACCGCGACTGGGCCCGGTACACGGAGCAGATGGTGAGCTTCCACCTCAAGAACGCGGAGAGCTGGGGCAACGCCAAGACCGGGGTCGACCTGGCGGACCAGGTCGACCCCGGATTCGTCCTGCACGAGGGGGCCGAAGCGCTCGTCAGCCCTCGTCCGCACTCCCCCCGGCCGGCTCCGCAGCCGGCTTGA
- a CDS encoding oxidoreductase, whose protein sequence is MSSASDPLAPLAGLPGVAESVDSVRKAVDRVYGHRVMRRRSGEITSEAALRGARGSAALSGADWALEEVRRRTDFGSEPEALTVGAALRLTAEAGQLLSIWRQSPLRVLARLHLVACGSTADGDVVGRPRLAGEPVTEPLVGLPLPSAEEVAGRLDGLSRLIIAGGSAPALITAAVVHGELLALRPFASYNGLVARAAERIVLINSGLDPKAICPAEVGHAEQGSDAYLAAFEGYVSGTAEGMSAWIAHCGRAVELGVRESTAVCEALQRGAA, encoded by the coding sequence ATGAGTAGCGCTTCTGACCCGCTGGCCCCCCTGGCCGGGCTGCCTGGTGTCGCCGAGTCCGTGGATTCCGTCCGCAAGGCCGTGGACCGCGTCTACGGGCACCGTGTGATGCGTCGCCGCAGTGGTGAGATCACCTCGGAGGCCGCCCTGCGCGGCGCCCGCGGGAGCGCGGCGCTGTCCGGTGCGGACTGGGCGCTGGAGGAGGTGCGCCGCCGCACCGACTTCGGGTCGGAGCCGGAGGCGCTGACGGTGGGCGCGGCGCTGCGGCTGACGGCGGAGGCCGGCCAGCTGCTGAGCATCTGGCGGCAGTCGCCGCTGCGGGTCCTGGCGCGGCTGCACCTGGTGGCGTGCGGGTCGACGGCGGACGGCGATGTGGTGGGCCGCCCCCGGCTGGCGGGCGAACCGGTGACCGAACCCCTGGTCGGGCTGCCGCTGCCGAGCGCCGAGGAGGTGGCGGGCCGCCTCGACGGGCTGTCCCGTCTGATCATCGCGGGCGGTTCGGCCCCGGCCCTGATCACCGCCGCGGTGGTGCACGGCGAACTGCTGGCGCTGCGTCCGTTCGCCTCGTACAACGGGCTGGTGGCGCGGGCGGCCGAGCGGATCGTGCTGATCAACAGCGGTCTGGACCCGAAGGCCATCTGCCCGGCGGAGGTGGGCCACGCGGAGCAGGGGAGCGATGCCTACCTGGCCGCTTTCGAGGGCTACGTCTCGGGGACCGCGGAGGGCATGTCCGCCTGGATCGCGCACTGCGGCCGGGCCGTGGAGCTGGGAGTCCGTGAGTCGACGGCGGTCTGCGAAGCCCTGCAGCGCGGCGCGGCCTGA